In one Planktothrix sp. FACHB-1365 genomic region, the following are encoded:
- the surE gene encoding 5'/3'-nucleotidase SurE — protein sequence MKLLISNDDGIFAQGIRSLANGLAQGGHEVTVVCPDQERSATGHGLTLHHPIRVEQVKDIFEPSVTAWACSGTPADSVKVGLFGILESPPDLVLAGINHGPNVATDILYSGTVSAAMEGLIQGIPSIAFSLGSYTSREFQGAVEFAQKLIQALEKNPLPEPMLLNVNVPGVLSSEIQGVMITRQGIRRYVDILEKRLDPRGKTYYWLTGELMEDVELLNTPSEFDEFITDVHALRQGFITITPLQYNLTHVTELQKLQIASETLAGEVLLYKC from the coding sequence ATGAAACTATTAATTAGTAATGATGATGGGATTTTTGCCCAAGGAATCCGTAGTTTAGCCAATGGTTTAGCCCAAGGGGGTCATGAGGTGACGGTGGTTTGTCCTGATCAGGAACGATCAGCAACAGGTCATGGTTTAACGTTACATCATCCGATTCGGGTTGAACAGGTCAAGGATATTTTTGAACCTTCTGTGACCGCTTGGGCTTGTTCGGGAACTCCCGCCGACTCGGTGAAAGTGGGACTATTTGGTATTTTAGAGAGCCCTCCCGATTTGGTGTTAGCGGGAATTAATCATGGGCCTAATGTTGCAACGGATATTCTTTACTCAGGTACCGTTTCGGCTGCGATGGAAGGGTTAATTCAGGGTATTCCCAGTATAGCTTTTAGTTTAGGAAGTTATACTTCACGGGAGTTTCAAGGCGCCGTTGAATTTGCTCAAAAGTTAATTCAAGCTTTAGAAAAAAATCCTTTACCAGAACCCATGTTACTTAATGTTAATGTTCCGGGTGTTTTGTCGTCAGAGATTCAAGGAGTGATGATTACTCGTCAAGGCATTCGTCGTTATGTGGATATTTTGGAAAAACGCCTTGACCCTAGAGGAAAAACCTATTATTGGCTTACCGGAGAATTAATGGAGGATGTGGAACTGTTAAATACACCCTCTGAATTTGATGAGTTTATCACTGATGTTCATGCCTTGCGTCAAGGTTTCATCACCATTACCCCATTGCAATATAACCTTACCCATGTTACAGAATTACAAAAATTACAAATTGCGTCAGAGACTCTTGCTGGAGAAGTTCTTCTCTACAAATGTTAA
- a CDS encoding DUF2862 domain-containing protein, which translates to MSIEIGQRVKVRRIRERVPNDVVDQLKQNPFGTVKEFKIVDGNGVGFIVQLDNKTSTWFFEDELEVSR; encoded by the coding sequence GTGTCAATCGAAATTGGTCAAAGAGTCAAGGTTCGCCGAATCAGAGAGCGAGTCCCTAACGATGTTGTCGATCAGTTAAAGCAAAATCCCTTTGGAACCGTCAAAGAATTTAAAATAGTTGACGGGAATGGAGTTGGTTTTATTGTTCAACTCGATAACAAAACATCAACCTGGTTCTTTGAAGATGAGCTAGAAGTTTCTCGCTAA
- a CDS encoding bifunctional UDP-sugar hydrolase/5'-nucleotidase, which translates to MATERFKKFTILHSNDMHGDFLAEAKSGEGNLIGGLSLLSGYINKVRQEEKNVLYTISGDMLQGSMIDTEFKGLSTIEIMNYLAPNVVTLGNHELDYGFPHLLFLEKMANFPIVNANLYIKKYGKRLMSPYLILNVDGFDIMFIGIVTEEVLKALKLDTSISTFVGLEDAAAEVGKICNTYKNEDIDLTILLTHIGFEEDKKLATMLDPAWGVDMIIGGHSHTFLEQPAQVNNILIAQAAVGTDQIGRFDIVVDDDTNSIVEWKWELVPINNTVAEPDVVLENFIATYKEEVDRKYNRIISRLSRELIHPSREVETALGNLITDVLAQTDLIDVVLIGSGSIRGTKLGPLVTLGDLKKTYPYDGPLYKVKITGLQMKNIFSYIMRPENRIPGEGNCFQVNKGIQAIYNEAEKKLDSLSINGNPVQDDAQYTLCLQEYHYKNSVISLNMKPEELGTPKVVTTSAQQVLEEYLSSHQLLDNEVEGRLVYQ; encoded by the coding sequence ATGGCGACAGAACGTTTCAAAAAATTTACAATTTTGCATTCAAATGATATGCACGGAGACTTTCTCGCAGAAGCCAAGAGTGGAGAAGGTAATCTAATCGGGGGATTATCGCTGCTTTCTGGATATATCAATAAAGTCCGTCAAGAAGAGAAAAATGTGCTTTACACGATTTCTGGAGATATGCTCCAAGGCTCGATGATTGATACGGAATTTAAGGGACTTTCAACAATAGAAATTATGAACTACCTAGCTCCAAATGTAGTGACGCTGGGTAATCATGAATTGGATTATGGATTCCCGCATTTATTGTTTCTGGAAAAGATGGCAAATTTTCCAATCGTTAATGCTAACTTGTATATTAAAAAGTACGGCAAACGATTGATGAGCCCCTATCTAATCCTGAATGTAGATGGATTTGATATCATGTTCATCGGGATCGTGACTGAAGAAGTTTTAAAAGCTTTAAAACTAGACACAAGTATTAGTACATTTGTGGGTTTGGAAGATGCCGCAGCCGAAGTTGGTAAAATTTGCAATACTTACAAAAATGAAGATATTGACCTAACAATTCTCTTGACCCACATTGGTTTTGAAGAAGATAAAAAACTAGCGACGATGCTAGATCCAGCATGGGGTGTAGATATGATCATTGGCGGACATTCCCATACTTTTTTAGAACAACCTGCACAGGTTAACAACATTTTGATCGCACAAGCTGCGGTAGGAACAGATCAAATTGGACGTTTCGACATTGTAGTAGATGATGATACTAACAGCATTGTGGAATGGAAATGGGAACTGGTTCCTATAAATAACACTGTTGCAGAGCCGGATGTTGTTTTGGAAAACTTTATCGCAACTTATAAAGAAGAAGTAGATCGCAAATATAACCGAATTATTAGTCGATTATCACGTGAACTGATTCATCCTAGCCGTGAAGTCGAAACTGCATTGGGTAACTTAATCACCGATGTTTTAGCCCAAACCGATTTGATTGATGTTGTTTTGATCGGAAGTGGTTCGATCCGGGGTACAAAATTAGGGCCTTTGGTCACTTTAGGCGATTTGAAAAAAACTTATCCTTACGATGGGCCCCTTTATAAAGTGAAAATTACTGGGCTACAGATGAAAAACATATTTAGCTATATTATGAGACCCGAGAACAGAATCCCTGGTGAAGGGAATTGTTTCCAGGTTAATAAAGGCATTCAGGCAATTTATAATGAAGCTGAGAAAAAACTAGACTCTCTCAGCATTAATGGAAACCCTGTACAAGACGATGCACAATATACGCTTTGTCTCCAGGAATATCATTACAAAAATTCAGTGATCAGTCTCAATATGAAACCTGAAGAGCTAGGTACTCCCAAGGTCGTGACCACATCGGCTCAACAAGTTCTGGAAGAATATCTAAGTTCTCATCAACTTTTAGATAACGAAGTTGAAGGAAGATTAGTCTACCAATAG
- a CDS encoding GUN4 domain-containing protein: MSHCLNPNCLQPNPNTTIFCQKCGSKLLLKDRYLALKILGQGSFDLTFQAFDTEKPSQPYCVIKQSFWQVQDPNVQQKAGELFKQEAIRLKHLGKHQQIPELLDYFIQDHHQYLVQEYIAGQNLAQNLARHGAFSETKIMTLLAHLLPVLGVIHKHNCIHQDIKPENVIKRQGNHKLFLVDFGVSKAITPTPLSVTGTVRGSSGYLAPEQAVGKPTFASDLYSLGVTCVHLLTNVEPFDLFDVFKGRWVWRDYLTVPVNESLGQVLDKLLQQATNNRFQTAQEVLKHLPLKTKPISQPILQRVAEPDVELKSARGINYYHLEQLLKAKNWKEADEETAHKMCEVMGRIEEGWLEEEDIDNFPCEDLRTLDQLWLKYSNGRFGFSVQKEIYQSLGGTRNYDSKIWHAFGDQVGWRVSGNWLHYQDLKFDLRTPRGHLPFLWWGRWLWGVGSGGWRGISSLASRLVDCNL, encoded by the coding sequence ATGAGTCACTGTCTTAATCCCAATTGCTTACAACCTAATCCCAACACCACAATTTTTTGTCAAAAGTGCGGTTCTAAATTACTATTAAAAGACCGATATTTGGCTTTAAAAATATTAGGGCAAGGCAGTTTTGATTTAACATTTCAAGCATTTGATACAGAGAAACCTTCTCAACCCTATTGTGTGATTAAACAATCTTTTTGGCAAGTTCAAGACCCGAATGTTCAACAAAAAGCTGGGGAACTCTTTAAACAAGAAGCGATTCGATTAAAACATTTAGGAAAACATCAGCAAATTCCTGAATTATTAGATTATTTTATTCAAGATCATCATCAATATTTAGTTCAAGAATATATTGCCGGACAAAATTTAGCCCAAAACTTAGCGCGACATGGAGCATTTTCAGAAACTAAAATCATGACTTTGTTAGCGCATTTATTACCCGTTTTAGGAGTTATCCATAAACATAATTGTATTCATCAAGATATTAAACCAGAAAATGTTATTAAAAGACAGGGGAATCATAAATTATTTTTAGTGGATTTTGGAGTTTCCAAAGCAATTACCCCCACGCCGTTATCAGTAACAGGAACTGTTAGGGGTTCTTCAGGATATCTCGCCCCAGAACAAGCGGTCGGAAAACCGACTTTTGCCAGTGATTTATATAGTTTAGGAGTCACTTGTGTTCATCTTTTAACCAATGTTGAACCCTTTGATTTATTTGATGTTTTTAAAGGCAGATGGGTATGGCGAGATTATTTAACAGTTCCCGTCAATGAGTCTTTGGGTCAGGTATTAGATAAACTGTTACAACAGGCAACTAATAACCGCTTTCAAACGGCTCAAGAAGTTTTAAAGCATCTACCCTTAAAAACAAAACCGATATCGCAACCGATATTGCAACGGGTAGCAGAACCAGATGTAGAATTAAAGTCAGCTAGAGGAATTAATTATTATCATTTAGAACAACTTTTAAAAGCCAAAAATTGGAAAGAAGCTGACGAAGAAACGGCTCATAAAATGTGTGAAGTCATGGGAAGAATAGAGGAGGGATGGTTAGAGGAAGAAGATATTGATAATTTTCCCTGTGAGGATTTACGCACCCTTGATCAACTGTGGTTAAAATATAGCAATGGACGCTTTGGTTTTTCGGTACAAAAGGAAATCTATCAAAGTCTGGGAGGAACCCGGAATTATGATAGCAAAATTTGGCACGCATTTGGTGATCAAGTCGGTTGGCGTGTTTCTGGAAATTGGTTGCATTATCAAGATCTTAAATTCGATCTGAGAACTCCAAGGGGACACCTCCCGTTTTTATGGTGGGGTAGATGGTTATGGGGCGTTGGAAGTGGGGGGTGGAGGGGTATTTCTTCTCTGGCATCAAGGCTTGTAGATTGTAATCTTTAA
- a CDS encoding calcium-binding protein, giving the protein MSVFFVNDNGAAIINIGGLNPPSLESVTQGIIVPPIIANPILEDVYFDSTTLIIPPLVTSSGELLQGTSGHDQLTGKEGNDTLQGLQGNDVLQGQDGNDFLFGGQGNDNLIGGEGNDVLSGDLGQDLLTGNSGNDIFILPVSAAVSHINTVDIITDFIVGEDRIGLTDGLSQTNIILTSTILSGSPGTLITVIQSNQLLGFIANVFPGGLTHQFIQVD; this is encoded by the coding sequence ATGTCTGTGTTTTTTGTTAATGACAATGGCGCTGCGATTATCAATATTGGGGGATTAAACCCACCGAGTCTGGAATCTGTGACCCAAGGGATTATTGTACCCCCTATCATCGCTAACCCAATTTTGGAAGATGTCTATTTTGACTCGACAACACTAATTATTCCACCTTTAGTAACCTCCAGTGGAGAATTATTACAGGGAACATCGGGTCATGATCAGTTAACGGGAAAAGAGGGGAATGATACTTTGCAAGGATTACAAGGGAATGATGTTCTCCAGGGTCAAGACGGGAATGATTTTCTATTCGGAGGACAAGGGAATGATAACTTGATAGGTGGCGAAGGCAATGATGTGTTAAGTGGCGACCTAGGACAAGATTTGCTAACGGGAAATTCAGGAAATGATATTTTTATTCTTCCAGTGAGTGCGGCGGTGAGTCATATTAATACTGTTGATATTATTACAGATTTTATTGTTGGGGAAGATCGAATCGGTTTAACCGATGGTTTGAGTCAAACTAATATTATTCTTACTTCTACTATTCTCAGTGGAAGCCCTGGAACTTTAATTACTGTTATTCAGTCTAATCAATTGCTGGGATTTATTGCTAATGTATTCCCTGGGGGGTTAACTCATCAATTTATTCAAGTTGATTAA
- a CDS encoding Uma2 family endonuclease, with translation MLAHPQPQLMTPQEYLKWEEQQPLKYEYMNGQVFAMTGGTLPHNSIALNLASALKNHLRGKGCKVFMADAKVGVSQNGPFHYPDVMVTCDSRDQRARQVVYHPCLIVEVLSPGTEQIDQGKKFRNYRRIDTLKEYVLIEAETMSVDCYRLNEKEKWELTAYSLEETATNETDLEVHLTSVNFHCPISLLYEDVVFLEDNREEFVDS, from the coding sequence ATGCTCGCTCATCCCCAACCCCAACTTATGACTCCCCAGGAATACCTAAAATGGGAAGAACAACAACCCCTGAAGTATGAATACATGAATGGGCAAGTCTTTGCCATGACTGGGGGAACTCTTCCCCATAACTCTATTGCCTTAAACCTCGCCTCCGCGCTCAAAAATCACCTACGGGGTAAGGGATGTAAAGTCTTCATGGCAGATGCTAAAGTGGGAGTTTCACAAAATGGCCCCTTTCACTATCCCGATGTCATGGTCACTTGTGATAGTCGAGATCAAAGAGCTCGCCAGGTTGTCTATCATCCTTGTCTAATTGTAGAAGTATTGTCACCCGGCACAGAACAGATTGATCAGGGAAAAAAATTTAGGAATTATCGTCGCATTGATACTTTAAAAGAATATGTTTTGATTGAAGCAGAAACAATGAGTGTAGATTGTTATCGACTCAATGAGAAAGAAAAATGGGAACTCACTGCTTATTCCCTGGAAGAAACTGCTACCAACGAGACAGATTTGGAAGTTCACTTAACCAGCGTTAATTTCCATTGTCCTATTTCTTTGTTGTACGAAGATGTTGTTTTTCTTGAAGACAATAGGGAGGAATTTGTTGACAGTTAA
- a CDS encoding tetratricopeptide repeat protein, with protein MKNNNKLAIAFSFCLFWAQGMLTPQTFAQRSRIATATILLFFTLLSAESLAFPLAQTPPVSESSVQEQDIQDLVETQVDNTFRRHLSLLSLVLLLLLLLNTIAACGVWFLLKKLAKQTASAEQEIESLKVDTLTEMERVLMEARQVLYQLQHKNDLAHETLQTLTTQTPLPVIEAVWVEQPKNSGVPTKIQTESLPESNGISIPSEPEISTHPATEILIPVQFSSSPESENNQTFTLAKLEPQSSVISEPETPTTESPVSTEEEQLKQAVCMAKQGDKLFLEGQLETAIQHYDEALKLQPDLAEVWNNRGVALTRLQRYHEAIVSYERAIQLRGHYADAWNNRGVALGKLNHYDAAILSYQRAIELKPNYMDAWNNCGFALAKVKKYDEAISSYNQAAKIRPDFYRIWYNKARCYALQEKVELALENLKRAIRLNPDVCKKLVKRETDFDLIRQDEKFQQLNFDS; from the coding sequence ATGAAAAACAACAATAAATTGGCGATCGCCTTCAGCTTTTGTCTATTTTGGGCTCAGGGGATGCTGACACCCCAGACCTTTGCTCAACGCAGTCGGATCGCTACTGCGACTATTTTACTTTTTTTTACGCTTTTATCGGCTGAGTCCTTGGCTTTTCCTCTGGCTCAAACCCCTCCTGTATCCGAATCTTCTGTACAGGAACAAGACATTCAAGATTTAGTTGAAACTCAAGTTGATAATACATTTCGTCGTCATCTATCATTATTAAGTTTGGTTTTACTGTTGTTACTCCTGTTGAATACAATTGCCGCCTGTGGGGTTTGGTTTTTGTTGAAAAAATTAGCCAAACAAACAGCGTCCGCAGAACAAGAGATCGAAAGTTTAAAAGTGGATACCCTCACGGAAATGGAGCGGGTTCTAATGGAGGCTAGACAAGTTTTATATCAATTGCAACATAAAAATGATTTAGCCCATGAAACCTTACAAACCCTAACGACTCAAACTCCCTTACCTGTGATTGAAGCGGTCTGGGTTGAACAGCCTAAAAATTCGGGAGTTCCGACTAAAATTCAAACTGAATCTTTACCTGAGAGTAACGGAATTTCTATTCCATCGGAACCTGAGATTTCAACCCATCCTGCGACGGAAATTTTAATTCCAGTTCAGTTTTCTTCTTCCCCAGAATCAGAAAATAATCAAACCTTTACTCTTGCTAAACTTGAGCCTCAATCTTCTGTTATATCTGAACCGGAAACCCCTACTACGGAATCTCCTGTTTCTACTGAGGAAGAACAACTCAAACAAGCGGTTTGTATGGCTAAACAAGGAGATAAGTTATTTTTAGAAGGTCAGTTAGAAACGGCAATTCAACATTATGATGAAGCCTTAAAACTTCAACCCGATTTAGCTGAGGTTTGGAATAATCGAGGTGTTGCTTTAACACGATTACAACGGTATCATGAAGCGATTGTATCTTATGAAAGGGCTATTCAATTACGAGGTCATTATGCCGATGCGTGGAATAATCGTGGGGTCGCTTTAGGAAAGCTCAATCATTATGATGCCGCAATTTTATCCTATCAACGGGCAATTGAATTAAAACCAAATTATATGGATGCGTGGAATAATTGTGGCTTTGCTTTAGCTAAAGTTAAAAAGTACGATGAAGCTATTTCTTCCTATAATCAAGCGGCAAAAATTCGTCCTGATTTTTATCGAATTTGGTATAATAAAGCTCGGTGTTATGCTCTTCAAGAAAAAGTTGAGTTGGCCCTGGAAAATTTAAAACGGGCAATTCGGTTAAATCCTGATGTTTGTAAAAAGTTAGTTAAACGGGAAACAGATTTTGATCTAATTCGACAGGATGAAAAATTCCAACAGTTAAATTTTGACTCTTAA
- a CDS encoding ArsA family ATPase, translated as MALTLTFLGKGGTGRTILAIAAAKQLAARGQRVLFVEQDNSPACHLLLETEVGCDPTAITTNLKAVQLKSAVLLERSWEELKKLESQYVRTPFFRNVYGQELGVLPGMDSALALNAIREYDKSGDYDVIIYDGLASQDTLRMLGMPEILSWYLRRFRNVFMESDLGKTLSPFVQPIASSILNIDISGDTFAQPTQEMNNILDQGKAAVSDPNRVAAYLVTTQDEVAIATARYLWGSAQQVGLTVGGVLLNQSLLTGSITEAFEPLAVSLIPQSSSPNWQPIIDALPDFTQAQRAPKPINIDVNERKVSLFLPSFDKKQVKLTQYGPEVTIEAGDQRRNIFLPPALTGKPVTGAKFQNGYLTISF; from the coding sequence ATGGCCCTGACATTAACATTTTTGGGCAAAGGTGGTACAGGTCGGACAATATTGGCGATCGCAGCGGCTAAACAATTGGCGGCTAGGGGTCAGCGAGTGTTGTTCGTCGAACAAGATAATAGTCCCGCCTGTCACCTGTTGCTAGAAACGGAAGTCGGTTGTGATCCAACAGCCATCACGACGAACTTAAAAGCCGTTCAACTCAAAAGTGCAGTATTACTCGAACGCAGTTGGGAAGAGCTTAAAAAGCTAGAAAGCCAATATGTTCGGACTCCCTTTTTTAGGAACGTTTATGGTCAGGAATTGGGGGTTTTACCAGGGATGGACAGTGCCCTGGCCTTAAATGCCATTCGGGAATATGACAAAAGTGGCGATTATGATGTGATCATTTATGATGGGTTAGCCAGTCAAGACACCCTGAGAATGTTGGGAATGCCAGAAATTTTAAGCTGGTATCTTCGCCGTTTTCGCAATGTGTTTATGGAGTCGGACTTAGGGAAAACCTTATCTCCCTTTGTACAACCCATCGCCAGCAGTATTCTCAATATTGATATTTCTGGGGATACCTTTGCTCAACCGACTCAAGAAATGAATAATATCTTGGATCAAGGAAAAGCGGCCGTGTCTGATCCGAACCGAGTGGCGGCTTATTTAGTCACGACCCAAGATGAAGTTGCGATCGCAACAGCCCGATATTTATGGGGAAGTGCTCAACAGGTGGGGTTAACCGTTGGGGGGGTACTGTTAAATCAAAGCTTACTCACCGGATCAATTACAGAAGCCTTTGAGCCCTTAGCCGTGAGTCTGATTCCCCAATCTTCCAGTCCAAACTGGCAACCCATCATCGACGCTTTACCCGATTTTACCCAAGCGCAACGAGCTCCCAAACCGATTAATATTGATGTGAATGAGCGCAAGGTTAGCTTGTTCTTACCCAGTTTTGATAAAAAACAAGTCAAGCTCACACAATACGGCCCAGAAGTCACGATAGAAGCCGGAGATCAACGGCGAAATATCTTCCTCCCCCCTGCCTTAACTGGAAAACCTGTTACCGGGGCTAAATTCCAAAACGGTTATTTAACGATTAGTTTTTAA
- a CDS encoding Uma2 family endonuclease — MLATSPNYTITWEKLPDDFVLPDDPVDNINQPALAAALTEGLQLAGKLPETALTPTNYGICATINGKLAIKAPDWAYIHPITVSREEVFRSYTPHLQGNIPALVLEFLSDTDGGEYSVKETYPPGKFFFYEQVLKVPNYGIFDLQTGILELYRFGDNQRYWLESANEQGWFWIAEMQLFLGVWEGNRQNRQGYWLRWWDEQGNLLLWGAERVEQERQRVEQERQRADQERQRAEKLIAQLRAAGIEPVE; from the coding sequence ATGTTAGCTACCTCCCCTAACTACACTATTACTTGGGAAAAGTTGCCAGATGATTTTGTGCTACCCGATGACCCAGTGGATAATATTAATCAACCCGCCCTTGCTGCCGCCTTAACCGAAGGTTTACAACTTGCCGGAAAACTACCGGAAACTGCCCTTACTCCCACAAACTATGGGATTTGTGCCACGATTAATGGTAAATTAGCGATAAAAGCTCCAGATTGGGCTTATATTCACCCCATTACGGTTAGTCGAGAAGAAGTTTTTCGCAGTTATACCCCCCATTTACAGGGGAATATTCCAGCCCTAGTGTTAGAGTTTTTATCCGATACTGACGGAGGAGAATATTCCGTTAAAGAAACCTATCCTCCTGGGAAATTTTTCTTCTATGAACAGGTTTTGAAAGTACCCAATTATGGAATTTTTGACCTCCAAACCGGAATTTTAGAACTCTACCGTTTCGGGGATAATCAACGCTATTGGCTGGAGTCAGCAAATGAGCAAGGCTGGTTTTGGATAGCAGAAATGCAGTTGTTTTTGGGGGTATGGGAAGGAAACCGCCAAAACCGTCAAGGCTATTGGTTGCGCTGGTGGGATGAGCAGGGAAATTTACTATTGTGGGGTGCTGAACGAGTTGAGCAGGAACGTCAACGAGTTGAGCAGGAACGTCAACGGGCTGATCAGGAACGTCAACGGGCTGAGAAATTAATCGCTCAACTTCGTGCTGCTGGTATTGAGCCTGTGGAGTAG